Proteins encoded by one window of Halomonas sp. SH5A2:
- the doeA gene encoding ectoine hydrolase DoeA (DoeA (degradation of ectoine A) is also called EutD (ectoine utilization D).): MTQVSLPFTREEYANRLWKVRAEMAGRGIDVLIVSDPSNMAWLTGYDGWSFYVHQCVLVGLEGEPVWFGRRMDANGALRTCWIDPENITYYPDYYVQNPDMHPMEYLAQSIMPDRGWHLGVVGMEMDNYYFSAQAYLSLLRSLPHARFMDANALVNWCRQIKSPQEIAYMRIAGKIVEGMHSRILEVMEPGVPKSKLVSEIYRVGIEGWQDENGKVFGGDYPAIVPMLPTGKDAAAPHLTWDDTPFREGEGTFFEIAGVFKRYHAPMSRTVFLGKPPMDFIRAESALLEGIENGLAVAKPGNRTADIAMALGAAMDKYGFDRGGARCGYSIGLSYPPDWGERTMSLRPSDETILQPGMTFHFMPGLWDDDWGLEITESILITEDGCETLANFPRQLFVK; this comes from the coding sequence ATGACTCAGGTTTCCCTGCCCTTCACCCGTGAAGAGTATGCTAACCGCCTGTGGAAGGTGCGTGCTGAAATGGCCGGTAGAGGCATTGACGTCTTGATCGTCAGTGATCCCTCTAACATGGCATGGCTGACCGGTTACGACGGTTGGTCGTTTTACGTGCATCAGTGCGTGCTGGTCGGCCTCGAGGGCGAGCCAGTATGGTTTGGCCGCCGTATGGATGCCAACGGCGCGCTGCGCACCTGCTGGATCGACCCTGAAAACATCACCTATTACCCGGATTACTATGTCCAGAATCCGGACATGCACCCCATGGAATACCTGGCCCAGTCGATCATGCCCGACCGCGGCTGGCACCTTGGCGTGGTCGGCATGGAAATGGACAACTACTACTTTTCCGCCCAAGCCTACCTGAGCCTGTTGCGCTCATTGCCCCATGCCCGCTTCATGGATGCCAACGCCTTGGTCAACTGGTGCCGACAGATCAAGTCACCCCAGGAAATTGCTTACATGCGTATTGCCGGCAAGATTGTGGAAGGCATGCATTCGCGCATTCTGGAAGTGATGGAACCCGGGGTGCCCAAAAGCAAGCTGGTATCGGAAATTTACCGCGTGGGTATCGAGGGCTGGCAAGATGAAAACGGCAAGGTCTTCGGTGGCGATTATCCCGCCATTGTTCCGATGCTGCCGACGGGTAAAGACGCAGCGGCGCCCCACCTGACCTGGGATGACACGCCGTTTCGTGAAGGCGAAGGCACGTTTTTCGAGATCGCCGGCGTGTTCAAGCGCTATCACGCCCCGATGTCGCGCACGGTCTTTCTGGGAAAGCCGCCGATGGACTTTATCCGCGCGGAGTCGGCGCTGCTGGAAGGCATTGAGAACGGCCTGGCAGTAGCCAAGCCGGGTAACCGAACGGCGGATATTGCCATGGCGCTGGGCGCGGCTATGGATAAATACGGCTTTGACCGCGGTGGCGCTCGCTGTGGCTACTCGATCGGGCTTTCCTATCCGCCCGACTGGGGCGAGCGCACCATGAGCCTGCGCCCGTCAGACGAGACTATCCTGCAGCCAGGCATGACGTTTCACTTTATGCCCGGCCTGTGGGACGACGACTGGGGCCTGGAAATTACCGAAAGCATCTTGATCACCGAAGACGGCTGCGAAACCCTGGCCAATTTTCCGCGCCAGCTGTTTGTTAAGTAA
- a CDS encoding biotin carboxylase, with product MSKITSIADVRRHFRNNQEPIYFISATNFNLLGIGDWVSNFRHINYIDCFEGQQRNVFVPKEKFPRDFEGIEDINNYLLEHKEVIDFLQSRSTGDKAGTAAFLMFDEHTEEICKQLGLKIAFPPATLRQRMDNKIETVRIGNKAGVPSVPNVLAKVGSYQELCEVSKELGSDLVVQTAFGDSGHTTFFIANEEDYYKHAEEIEAEPEVKIMKRINCRGSAIEACATRCGTVVGPLMTELVGFKTLTPYKGGWCGNEMFSGAFTEEVRDKARDYTFQFGEALREEGYRGYFELDFLIDMDTDDVYLGELNPRVTGASSLTNVAAFAHSDIPLFLFHLLEFSDLDFDLDIDDINERWAHPESVDSWSQLVIKHTDESVDLLTQAPKTGVWRMSDDGSINYDHYSYHPHAAENEQEAFFMRISGAGDFRYEGADLGILITRGRLMDDDFNLNERAKAWIEAIRGEYAGQALQDPVVEGVAVSHAIGGGNFKIL from the coding sequence ATGAGCAAGATCACATCCATTGCCGATGTTCGTCGTCACTTTCGCAATAATCAGGAACCGATTTACTTCATTTCGGCGACTAACTTCAATCTATTGGGGATTGGCGACTGGGTGAGTAATTTTCGCCATATCAACTACATAGACTGTTTCGAGGGTCAGCAGCGAAACGTTTTTGTGCCCAAGGAAAAATTCCCGCGCGACTTTGAAGGCATTGAAGACATCAACAACTACCTGCTTGAACACAAGGAAGTGATCGATTTTCTTCAGTCGCGATCTACCGGGGATAAGGCCGGTACTGCCGCTTTCCTGATGTTTGATGAGCATACCGAAGAGATCTGCAAGCAACTGGGGCTCAAGATTGCCTTCCCCCCAGCGACGTTACGCCAACGCATGGATAACAAGATCGAGACGGTGCGCATCGGTAATAAAGCGGGTGTGCCAAGTGTGCCCAACGTATTGGCGAAAGTCGGCAGCTATCAGGAGCTTTGTGAGGTCAGCAAGGAGCTCGGCAGTGATCTGGTGGTGCAGACTGCGTTTGGCGACTCGGGGCATACCACTTTCTTTATTGCCAATGAAGAAGACTATTACAAGCACGCCGAAGAGATTGAGGCCGAGCCCGAAGTCAAGATAATGAAGCGGATCAATTGCCGTGGCTCGGCAATTGAAGCCTGCGCCACGCGCTGCGGCACCGTCGTCGGCCCCTTGATGACAGAGCTTGTCGGGTTCAAGACACTAACGCCCTACAAGGGTGGCTGGTGCGGCAACGAGATGTTCTCTGGCGCCTTTACCGAAGAAGTGCGCGACAAAGCGCGTGATTACACCTTCCAATTCGGTGAGGCACTTCGCGAAGAAGGGTATCGCGGTTATTTCGAACTCGACTTCCTGATCGACATGGATACCGACGACGTCTACCTGGGCGAGCTCAATCCGCGGGTCACCGGCGCCAGTTCGCTGACCAACGTGGCGGCGTTCGCCCACTCTGATATCCCGCTGTTTCTTTTCCACTTGCTGGAGTTTTCAGACCTCGACTTCGACCTTGATATCGATGATATCAACGAGCGCTGGGCGCATCCCGAAAGCGTCGATAGCTGGAGCCAGTTGGTGATCAAGCACACCGACGAGAGCGTGGATCTGCTTACCCAGGCCCCCAAAACGGGTGTATGGCGTATGAGCGACGACGGCAGTATCAACTATGACCACTACAGCTACCATCCGCACGCCGCTGAAAATGAGCAGGAAGCCTTCTTTATGCGCATTAGCGGAGCCGGTGATTTCCGCTACGAAGGCGCTGATCTTGGCATTCTGATTACTCGTGGTCGCTTGATGGACGACGATTTCAATCTTAATGAGCGGGCGAAGGCCTGGATCGAAGCCATTCGCGGTGAATATGCGGGCCAAGCGCTGCAAGATCCTGTGGTGGAGGGAGTTGCCGTCAGCCATGCGATTGGCGGTGGTAACTTCAAAATTCTGTGA
- the doeB gene encoding N(2)-acetyl-L-2,4-diaminobutanoate deacetylase DoeB: MTIPSSQQRPSPISATVDFDADGVQHGFLKLPISTDESAWGAVMIPVTVVKNGVGPTALLTGGNHGDEYEGITSLLKLSSTLKAEDVTGRVIIVPCMNTPAVMAGKRTSPMDKGNLNRSFPGDPNGGVTAQIADYFTRVLVPMSDVVLDLHSGGRTLDILPFGASHVLDDKGQQQAALEGAKAFGAPYAMVMFELDAEKLFDTACERQGKVFVATELGGGGTSTPESIAITQRGVRNFLIHYGLVAGEVEMPSGGQVYLDMPDASCYVQSQHSGVLELLVALGDEVAKGQTLAYVYDMSRSGTEPVAYKAERDGILMARRAPSLINMGDTLAVIADVVDRLEA, translated from the coding sequence ATGACGATACCCTCCAGCCAACAGCGGCCCAGCCCGATTTCGGCCACCGTGGATTTTGACGCCGACGGCGTGCAGCACGGCTTTTTAAAGCTGCCCATCTCCACTGACGAATCGGCCTGGGGCGCGGTGATGATCCCGGTCACCGTGGTCAAAAACGGTGTCGGCCCCACGGCGCTGCTGACCGGTGGCAACCATGGCGATGAGTATGAAGGCATTACTTCGCTGTTGAAGCTGTCTTCAACGCTGAAAGCGGAAGACGTCACCGGGAGAGTGATTATCGTACCGTGCATGAATACCCCGGCCGTCATGGCAGGCAAGCGCACCTCGCCGATGGATAAAGGCAACCTTAATCGCAGCTTTCCGGGTGACCCCAATGGCGGTGTCACCGCACAAATTGCCGACTACTTTACCCGCGTTCTGGTGCCGATGAGCGATGTAGTGCTCGACCTGCACTCCGGTGGCCGCACGCTGGATATCCTGCCCTTTGGTGCTTCCCACGTGCTGGACGACAAAGGCCAGCAGCAGGCGGCCCTTGAAGGCGCGAAAGCTTTCGGCGCTCCCTACGCCATGGTGATGTTCGAGCTGGATGCCGAGAAACTCTTCGATACCGCCTGCGAACGCCAGGGCAAGGTATTTGTCGCCACCGAGCTTGGCGGCGGCGGCACCTCCACCCCGGAGAGCATCGCCATTACGCAACGCGGCGTGCGCAACTTCCTGATCCATTACGGCCTGGTAGCAGGCGAGGTGGAAATGCCTTCGGGCGGGCAGGTCTATCTCGATATGCCCGATGCCAGCTGCTACGTACAGAGCCAGCACTCAGGCGTGTTGGAGCTATTGGTGGCGCTAGGTGACGAGGTGGCAAAAGGCCAGACCCTTGCCTACGTGTACGACATGAGCCGGAGCGGCACCGAGCCGGTCGCTTATAAAGCGGAGCGCGACGGCATTCTGATGGCCCGCCGCGCGCCCTCGCTGATCAATATGGGGGACACCCTGGCGGTGATTGCCGATGTCGTTGACCGCCTGGAGGCATAA
- a CDS encoding carbon-nitrogen hydrolase family protein: MSYFTIAGVQMHALHHGDNTEAMRHRVDALMTRFPQVQMVLFSELMPMGASPHHAQPLPSDTEAMFCQLALQHRIWLIPGSMFEQVGEHIYNTSVVINPMGQVVARYRKMFPFRPFEAGVESGSEFVVFDVPNVGRFGISICYDMWFPETTRTLAAMGAEVILHPTMTDTIDRDLELSIARTNAGLNQCYFFDINGAGALGNGRSIVVGPSGDVIHQAGAGEQVIPIEIDLNRVRRERERGLHGLGQPLKSFRDRKVNFSLYANEGGSSPFLDTLGPLVKPVRADLETPPEH, from the coding sequence ATGTCTTACTTCACCATTGCTGGTGTCCAAATGCATGCCCTGCACCACGGCGATAACACCGAAGCCATGCGTCACCGAGTTGACGCACTGATGACCCGTTTCCCTCAGGTTCAGATGGTGCTGTTCAGTGAATTAATGCCGATGGGTGCTTCCCCCCATCATGCACAACCATTACCCAGTGATACCGAGGCAATGTTTTGCCAACTGGCTTTGCAACACCGCATCTGGTTGATACCAGGCTCCATGTTTGAGCAGGTCGGCGAGCACATTTACAACACCTCCGTGGTTATTAACCCCATGGGTCAGGTGGTGGCGCGTTACCGCAAAATGTTCCCGTTTCGTCCCTTTGAGGCCGGTGTGGAAAGCGGCAGCGAATTTGTCGTTTTTGACGTTCCCAATGTGGGGCGCTTTGGGATATCGATTTGCTATGACATGTGGTTCCCGGAAACGACCCGCACGTTGGCCGCCATGGGCGCCGAGGTCATTTTGCATCCCACCATGACCGATACCATTGATCGGGATCTGGAACTTTCCATCGCCCGCACCAACGCGGGGCTCAACCAGTGTTATTTCTTCGATATCAACGGTGCTGGCGCCTTGGGTAATGGCCGCTCGATTGTGGTTGGGCCTTCTGGTGACGTCATTCATCAGGCAGGGGCGGGTGAGCAAGTGATACCCATCGAGATCGATCTGAACCGGGTGAGACGCGAACGCGAGAGAGGCCTGCATGGACTTGGCCAGCCGCTCAAGAGCTTCCGCGACCGCAAAGTGAACTTCTCCCTCTACGCCAACGAGGGCGGCTCTTCACCTTTTCTGGATACCTTAGGGCCGCTGGTCAAGCCTGTGCGCGCTGATCTTGAGACGCCCCCGGAACATTAA
- a CDS encoding aminotransferase class I/II-fold pyridoxal phosphate-dependent enzyme, which yields MPESNSTETSYTALGFYHKISQLRADTWNALKRDLGILTRLDDESRAKNLIKAIDVKLTRLEIIEDYHAFPSKEDFRHLWTLFNRGEYALLDKVVKRLVRALISESYRRRHVDLSETDAGAEDMEALDALNQLRRGHPASNSSAQPYFELLVVDNLSNQEEEVVREAFHNMRRPEDRFVYDVVTVKSFEDALIAVLVNPNIQACLIRYEFPYKSKYNLSALRNYLEGLSEKQLEHQTEAERSILLSSMIHELRPEIDQFLVTSGDVEATASQDIQYFNRIFYRETDYIEQHHTILRAIDNRYRTPFFDALREYSKKPTGVFHAMPISRGKSVTRSHWAGHMIDFYGINIFLAETSATSGGLDSLLQPFGPIKKAQEYAARAFGARRSFFVTNGTSTANKIVVQALVKPRDIVLIDRDCHKSHHYGMVLAGAHVSYLDSYPLDDYSMYGAVPLRDIKKTLLTYKRAGQLHKVKMLLLTNCTFDGIVYNVRRVMEECLAIKPDLIFLWDEAWFAFAGFNPTYRPRTAMNAARTLRYRYRSESYREEYAAWKAEFDKLDPEDDATWLDQRLMPDPEEVRIRAYATHSTHKTLTSLRQGSMIHVWDQDFRQKVEASFHEAYMTHTSTSPNYQIVASLDVGRMQAEMEGFELVHAQVETALSLREQLYTHPLLQKYFRVLKNSDMVPAAYRESGVESYYDPITGWNKMEEAWARDEFVVDPSRVTIAIGNTGVDGDTFKNEYLMNKYGIQINKTSRNTVLFMTNIGTTRGSIAYLLDVLMKLAKEFEYRLEDSSRPERKIIENQVHSLNHDLPPLPDFSRFHDAFRPNADTPQGDIRTAYFLAYDEENTEYLRFDNGKLQAQMREGRDVVSASFVIPYPPGFPVLVPGQVISEEILDFLQALDVTEIHGYRPELGLVVFTEEALLNPAEG from the coding sequence ATGCCAGAGAGTAATTCTACCGAAACGTCCTACACCGCCTTGGGTTTTTATCACAAAATCTCCCAACTGCGTGCCGATACCTGGAATGCACTTAAACGTGACCTGGGTATTCTGACGCGGCTTGACGATGAGAGCCGCGCCAAGAATCTGATCAAGGCCATCGACGTAAAGCTGACTCGCCTGGAAATCATTGAGGATTATCACGCCTTCCCCTCCAAGGAAGATTTTCGCCATCTGTGGACGCTCTTCAACCGAGGCGAGTACGCGCTGCTGGACAAGGTGGTAAAACGCTTGGTGAGGGCGTTGATCAGCGAATCCTATCGCCGTCGCCATGTCGATCTCTCCGAGACAGATGCCGGGGCCGAGGACATGGAGGCGCTCGATGCGCTCAATCAGCTGCGTCGCGGACACCCGGCTTCCAACAGTTCGGCACAGCCTTATTTCGAGCTATTGGTCGTCGACAACCTCTCTAATCAGGAAGAGGAGGTGGTGCGTGAAGCGTTTCACAATATGCGTCGCCCCGAGGATCGTTTTGTCTATGACGTAGTGACGGTAAAGAGCTTTGAGGATGCGTTGATTGCCGTCCTGGTCAATCCCAATATCCAGGCCTGCCTGATCCGCTACGAGTTTCCCTACAAGTCAAAATACAACCTCAGTGCGTTACGTAATTATTTGGAAGGCCTGTCGGAAAAGCAGCTGGAACACCAGACAGAAGCCGAGCGCAGTATCCTGCTGAGCTCGATGATCCATGAATTGCGTCCGGAGATTGATCAGTTTCTGGTTACCAGCGGCGATGTCGAGGCGACGGCGAGCCAGGACATTCAATATTTCAACCGTATCTTCTACCGTGAAACGGATTATATCGAGCAGCACCACACCATCCTGCGCGCGATCGATAACCGTTACCGCACTCCCTTCTTTGATGCCTTGCGTGAATACAGCAAAAAACCCACTGGGGTGTTTCACGCCATGCCCATTTCCAGGGGTAAGTCGGTGACCCGTTCCCATTGGGCGGGACACATGATCGACTTCTATGGCATCAATATATTTCTGGCTGAAACGTCGGCGACATCCGGGGGGCTCGACTCTCTGCTACAACCCTTCGGGCCGATTAAAAAGGCGCAAGAGTATGCCGCCCGGGCCTTTGGAGCGCGTCGCAGTTTCTTTGTCACCAACGGCACCTCAACCGCCAACAAGATCGTCGTGCAAGCCCTCGTCAAACCGCGGGACATCGTGCTCATCGACCGTGACTGCCACAAGTCCCACCATTACGGCATGGTATTGGCCGGGGCGCATGTCAGTTATCTGGACTCCTATCCACTCGATGACTATTCCATGTACGGCGCGGTACCCCTGCGTGATATCAAGAAGACACTGCTTACCTACAAGCGCGCTGGCCAGTTGCATAAGGTTAAGATGCTATTGCTGACCAACTGCACCTTCGACGGCATCGTATATAACGTGCGCCGCGTAATGGAAGAGTGTCTGGCGATCAAACCGGACCTGATCTTTCTCTGGGACGAAGCCTGGTTCGCTTTCGCTGGCTTCAACCCCACTTATCGGCCGCGAACCGCGATGAACGCGGCAAGAACCTTGCGCTATCGTTATCGTAGCGAAAGCTATCGCGAAGAATATGCGGCCTGGAAAGCTGAGTTCGACAAGCTCGATCCTGAAGATGATGCCACCTGGCTCGACCAGCGGCTGATGCCCGACCCAGAGGAGGTTCGCATTCGTGCCTATGCCACCCACTCGACGCACAAAACCCTGACTTCCTTGCGGCAAGGCTCGATGATTCACGTCTGGGATCAGGACTTTCGCCAGAAAGTGGAAGCCTCTTTCCACGAGGCCTACATGACCCATACCTCGACCTCACCCAATTACCAAATTGTGGCGTCGCTGGATGTCGGGCGAATGCAGGCCGAAATGGAAGGTTTCGAGCTGGTGCATGCCCAGGTTGAAACGGCGCTGTCGCTTCGCGAACAGCTCTATACGCACCCGTTACTGCAAAAATATTTCCGCGTACTGAAGAACAGCGACATGGTGCCTGCGGCTTACCGTGAGTCGGGTGTCGAGTCCTATTACGATCCGATAACCGGTTGGAACAAAATGGAGGAGGCCTGGGCGCGCGATGAGTTTGTGGTTGACCCTTCCCGTGTGACCATCGCCATCGGCAATACGGGCGTTGATGGCGATACCTTCAAGAACGAATATCTGATGAATAAGTACGGTATTCAGATCAACAAGACATCACGCAATACCGTGCTTTTCATGACCAATATCGGCACGACACGCGGATCGATTGCTTACCTGCTGGATGTGCTGATGAAGCTGGCCAAGGAATTCGAGTACCGCTTGGAAGACAGCAGCCGCCCCGAGCGCAAGATTATCGAAAATCAGGTGCACTCCCTGAATCATGACCTGCCTCCGTTGCCGGATTTTAGCCGCTTTCATGATGCATTCCGCCCCAATGCTGATACACCCCAGGGCGATATTCGCACCGCCTACTTCCTCGCCTACGACGAGGAAAATACGGAGTATCTACGTTTCGATAACGGCAAATTACAGGCCCAGATGCGTGAAGGGCGAGACGTGGTATCGGCAAGTTTCGTGATCCCGTATCCGCCGGGCTTTCCGGTATTAGTGCCCGGGCAGGTCATCAGTGAGGAAATTCTCGACTTTCTCCAAGCGTTGGATGTGACCGAGATCCATGGCTACCGCCCGGAGTTGGGGCTGGTGGTCTTTACCGAGGAGGCGCTGCTTAACCCGGCAGAAGGTTGA
- a CDS encoding Lrp/AsnC family transcriptional regulator has protein sequence MMKLDRYDLKILDILSRDGRITKSKLAEAINLSVSPCWERVKRLENAGVIQGYSARIDTDVLVPRNPVWVQIELKQHNAESFTRFEDLVMQTPEVTECVAVGGGVDYLVKFEARTIDSYQRLMDKWLVSDAGIERYFTYIVTKTVKREPIGIDIDV, from the coding sequence GTGATGAAACTTGACCGTTACGATCTGAAAATTCTCGATATCCTCTCCCGCGATGGGCGGATCACCAAGTCGAAGCTGGCCGAAGCGATCAACCTCTCGGTTAGCCCTTGCTGGGAGCGGGTAAAACGCCTGGAAAATGCCGGGGTCATCCAAGGCTACAGTGCGCGGATTGACACCGACGTGCTGGTGCCGCGTAATCCGGTCTGGGTACAAATCGAGCTGAAGCAGCACAATGCCGAAAGCTTTACCCGCTTTGAAGACCTTGTAATGCAAACCCCGGAAGTCACCGAGTGCGTAGCGGTCGGGGGCGGGGTTGATTACCTGGTCAAGTTCGAAGCGCGCACCATCGATAGCTACCAGCGCCTGATGGACAAGTGGCTGGTCTCGGATGCGGGTATCGAACGTTACTTTACCTATATCGTGACCAAGACCGTCAAGCGGGAGCCTATCGGCATCGATATTGACGTTTAG
- a CDS encoding C45 family autoproteolytic acyltransferase/hydolase yields the protein MSAGRAPGIELDKALTFRTVHEEQAGPKWQSLFDYHWPAYEPWYLSEGERERPSYLECFNALRHYMPELLDTYRTLCALNGGGDLASRLLSLYRPPPYITGCSQAVLARPSSTVLARNYDYPPELCEGTILYTRWNQRRVIAMSDCLWGVLDGMNDSGLAVSLAFGGRKVVGDGFGAPIILRYILEFCDTVPEAAAVLERVPTHMAYNITVTDASGRYVTAMIAPDRRANIRRVAVATNHQKKIEWYAHALASETLIRERQLSILVDDDATTNERLISAFSAPPLFRHDYQRGLGTVYTSVYYPKEGLVEFRWPGRVLDLSFDKFREEQIIVRYGSRGLYS from the coding sequence TTGTCCGCGGGCCGTGCGCCAGGGATTGAGCTGGACAAAGCATTGACGTTTCGCACCGTTCATGAAGAGCAGGCGGGGCCCAAGTGGCAATCGTTGTTTGATTACCACTGGCCTGCTTATGAACCCTGGTACCTGTCCGAAGGTGAACGTGAACGGCCCTCCTATTTGGAGTGCTTCAACGCTCTGCGCCATTACATGCCGGAGTTGCTGGATACCTATCGCACCTTATGCGCGCTGAACGGTGGCGGTGATCTGGCGTCGCGGCTACTCAGTCTGTACCGGCCACCGCCCTATATCACGGGTTGCTCCCAGGCGGTGCTGGCAAGGCCGTCTTCCACCGTGCTGGCGCGCAACTATGATTATCCGCCGGAACTGTGCGAGGGCACGATTCTCTACACCCGTTGGAATCAGCGTCGTGTCATTGCCATGTCGGACTGCCTGTGGGGCGTGCTGGATGGGATGAACGATTCGGGGCTTGCCGTTTCCCTGGCATTCGGTGGGCGCAAGGTGGTGGGGGATGGCTTCGGCGCTCCGATCATTCTGCGCTACATTCTTGAGTTCTGCGATACGGTGCCCGAAGCGGCGGCCGTACTTGAGCGTGTGCCCACGCATATGGCTTACAACATTACCGTGACGGACGCCAGTGGGCGCTATGTCACGGCGATGATTGCGCCAGACCGCCGTGCCAATATCCGGCGCGTCGCGGTTGCCACCAACCATCAAAAGAAAATCGAATGGTATGCCCATGCGCTGGCCTCGGAAACGCTGATTCGCGAGCGTCAGCTTTCGATTCTGGTGGATGATGACGCGACCACGAACGAGCGTCTGATCTCGGCTTTTTCTGCGCCTCCATTGTTTCGCCACGACTACCAACGCGGCCTTGGAACGGTGTACACATCGGTGTATTACCCCAAGGAAGGGCTTGTTGAGTTTCGTTGGCCCGGCAGGGTGCTGGATTTGAGTTTCGATAAATTTCGTGAAGAACAAATAATAGTGCGTTACGGCTCACGAGGGCTATACAGCTGA
- a CDS encoding MFS transporter, translating into MAGAMIAPAIAMIKIAFPEASNFEINLLTSLHAGLVVPFSFVSGYLTKRYAKKSILMVSLVMYLVGGIGGFLSPSIEFMLITRVILGIAIGLMIPLSITLISDYYDGEERTKTLGLQSAATNLGGIIAIVVSGILALLSWRYSFLAYGIAFLALFMVFFFLPKKAPQAQGNGNEEEASSFDGRVFLLAIYMILTFVVFFGIPSNMALFLSELDITNTVVNGIIIAICSVGGFFGGMSVAFFRRVLKTFFVPLQVVYMAIGFSMIAFLNQYIVFLGLGVLILGFGYGSTVPVIFDSATKITSGTGRSMATAVLVSSIYLGQFISPLSLGEISRWFGDGSVYFSYVVMALALVFVAILLLAERMLHFTGVKKWLARSSSNHALIEVKKANVELQERVDMLSQQVEDIQTQQMQDNREQLDILKKLDRYNSGNNQPYNSNN; encoded by the coding sequence ATGGCAGGCGCCATGATTGCGCCAGCGATTGCCATGATAAAGATTGCTTTTCCCGAAGCAAGTAACTTTGAAATTAACCTTTTGACATCCTTGCACGCAGGGTTAGTTGTTCCCTTTTCTTTCGTGTCGGGATATTTGACAAAGAGATATGCTAAAAAGTCGATACTGATGGTTTCTCTTGTCATGTATCTTGTCGGCGGTATAGGCGGCTTTTTGTCTCCCAGTATCGAGTTCATGCTGATAACTCGTGTAATATTGGGTATCGCTATTGGCTTGATGATCCCTTTGTCGATAACGCTTATCTCTGACTATTATGATGGGGAAGAAAGAACGAAAACACTGGGTTTGCAAAGTGCTGCGACTAACCTGGGTGGCATCATTGCTATCGTGGTTTCCGGGATATTGGCTCTGCTAAGCTGGCGCTATTCTTTTCTCGCCTATGGCATCGCGTTCCTTGCACTGTTTATGGTGTTTTTCTTCCTGCCTAAAAAGGCTCCCCAGGCACAGGGTAATGGAAACGAAGAAGAGGCAAGCAGCTTTGATGGCCGTGTTTTTCTGCTCGCTATCTATATGATTCTGACCTTTGTGGTCTTTTTTGGTATCCCTTCAAACATGGCGCTCTTTCTGAGCGAGCTGGACATCACTAATACCGTCGTCAACGGCATCATCATAGCAATATGCTCGGTAGGCGGCTTTTTTGGCGGTATGTCTGTTGCTTTTTTCCGTCGGGTATTAAAAACGTTTTTCGTGCCCTTGCAAGTGGTCTATATGGCCATCGGTTTCTCGATGATTGCCTTCTTAAACCAGTACATCGTGTTTTTGGGGTTGGGGGTTTTGATACTCGGTTTTGGCTACGGCAGTACCGTGCCCGTCATTTTTGATAGCGCGACGAAGATTACCTCTGGCACGGGCCGCTCAATGGCAACAGCCGTGTTGGTTAGCAGTATTTATCTTGGTCAGTTTATTTCCCCGCTTTCCTTGGGTGAGATTTCCCGTTGGTTTGGTGATGGTAGCGTTTATTTTTCCTATGTGGTGATGGCATTGGCGCTGGTATTTGTGGCTATCCTGCTATTGGCTGAACGCATGCTGCACTTCACTGGTGTTAAAAAATGGCTGGCTCGCAGTAGCTCCAACCATGCATTGATTGAAGTGAAGAAAGCGAACGTTGAGCTACAGGAACGTGTCGATATGCTGTCTCAACAGGTTGAAGATATCCAGACACAACAGATGCAAGATAATAGAGAGCAACTTGATATTTTAAAGAAATTAGATCGTTACAACTCAGGTAACAACCAACCTTATAATTCTAATAATTAA